In Citrus sinensis cultivar Valencia sweet orange chromosome 3, DVS_A1.0, whole genome shotgun sequence, the sequence aattatttaatacatgAAATTGAGGGATATATTAGTTATtctaataaatgataatttttacaatattttaaaataaaaagatatgaGGTAGATAaagttcaatttaattttcttaatcttCTTTAGGGTTCAGACTCAGAGTAACACTCCAGCCCAAACTTTGAGAGCAAATTTGACCACAActcataaatgaatttaaataactCTTTACAATTGATAACAATTCAAACCTCAAGTATATTAGAcaacagaataatttaaaattttggccaAACCATCTACCATCCTTAATTCAAGCCCTTCTTTTCACTCATCATGAATTAATCATGATTTCCGGAAACTGAATcacaataaactataataagtACAAAACTTAGtaagcaaattaatttttcttataaaaaaatacatacatacttaTACATAATGCAAACGGATGATATATCATgatcttttcaaaatacaGTGAAAGGAATTCatcaaaacttcttttttttgtcgCTTTCAAACtttcacattttcttttaataaaatatatatcttgCAATGACACTTTATGTTGTGCGTGGCACTTTGCACTATACGTGGCACTTCGCGGCATGTCGGGTCTCAAGAGGTGGCCCCCATACAACTTCAAGAAGTGACCCCCACTGCAAAATCTCATAAAGTAAAAATTCCATTTCTTAAATATATACTTTCTCATTCATAGAAAACTTAATGCATTTTCATGCTTATGCTAATGAAATTTCACACATACATATGCCCATGTACATAATCACGCTCAGCACACAACAACACATGACATAAACACATGGACAGAGACATAAATCCATATTCATTCATATCAAAAATACGTTTTTCACACAAGTTAAACATTTATGTTGTTTATTGTGATTCATTTAACAGTTTAGTTTACTTTACCTCTTGGCATCCACACTTAACAAATGCGTATTGACATCAGCaacctaaaaataattaataaaattctcatAAGATATAATTGAGTTACGATCATAAAGTCCAATATTCTCAAGTATCCCATTTTGAACAGCTCCTAAACTCAATCTCAAATGCCTTCAATATTCGTTCCTCAAAACCAAACAATCCAACTTttctgatttttaataaattattaccgTATtggaaaaatctcaaattttacagAGCATATGCTGACATATTGGGAAttcattgataaaaatttcatagcttaattccttaaaaaatgattgaaaataatttacgTTTCAGACATCATCAATTCTGTTAAACAGTTTTCTATTCTAGACATGTTtgctttaaaaatacaaaacaatttattgtttaaccataaaatcatgaaaatttccAAAATCACATAGACATATATAAAAGTCTCTggtccaaatttcataattgttgAAGAAGTCTAGTTATGGTAAAAGTAATTTTCGTAATCAATGTTCttcattgaaataaaaaattttcaggtTTTCAGACTTGACTTCAAAAAATCgtatttaattgaaatcttATTCGATtagcttaaaaaaatttttaaaacagtCTAAAGATGTCTAGTTTAACATGTCCAAAATTaggaatcaaaatcaatttgtacaacTTACTATGATTTTCGAAATAACACACTATCAGCATATTTCCTTCAAAATCTTAAGTTTCTACTTCTGTTGCAAATAACTAGACATGCTTATCcataacaaattaatgaaaaccAAGAATTAAAACTTACCTCcaattttctctcaacaatattcAATTCAAACACGCAATTTGAtctcatttcttcttcttcttccatttctttcttttcttttctctcttttctctacatctcttttttttcactctctatcatttttttttaatcttagttgatctctctttctctctctctctctctcataatGGGAAAGacatcttattttttttatattagggtaaaaaaaatcactaaaaaaaaacttaaatactCTTAGAAAAATTGGGATATTACAATTCAAACAAAGAAATCCTCAAAGAAATCTATTTGCAAATTACTCAAACCAAGCTCCATCAAATGAGTGAAATATATAACATTATATGACATAAATAATAACCGACTAATAGACtatctcaaaataattttttaacacttAAATATATCTACTCCACTGCCATAATTTATACCTAAATTAACAACCTTAATGGCCTGGTCCCAAATTATACAGTGCACACAAAAAAGCCatacattaattataaaaaaaattccccaaaatatatacacaaatccaCCACTCTTGTATCTCCATTATTTCTTGAGTCACCaagtgtgtatatataaatacaatttGCAATGAACCAATTTCAACAAGGCTTATTTTTTCAAGCCCCTAGAACGGTAAGgattaaaacaaaagcatGCCTCAATCAAAAGTTTCCCATTTTGTTGTCACCACAAAAGAATCAGAATCTCTAAATGAATGCATCAGTTCTGTCAAATTCCTCTGCTTTGCTTGCTTTTGCAGTGGCACCGTCACTTTCCCAGATGAATGTTCTTGTTTCTGCAATGGCACTTTGCCTGATTTGCTGCTGAGCTGCGTATTGCGTAGCCTTAACATATCAAGTGTCTCGATGTAACTCTGTACTCTCTTTTCctgaaataatcaataaatgattatgtaacaaacaaaaaagccAAGGAAGTAATCACAAAGAATGCCAAAGTACACCTGCTTTCTCTTTTGCAGCTTCAAATCTCCATCAACAACAATCTCGTCCAATTTCACTAATTCTGTCATTAAGTTTCCAATCAAATTATCCAAATGTTTATCTGTCAGTTCCACTCCTCTAGAAGCTATTGCTTCCAAATCCGTAACCTGCTAGCAGGTTCTTAGTCAGAATTCTGTctcattttcaacaaaaagaCAATCGATCACTTATCAAAATGTGtcagaaacaaaatttacctGCTGAGCAAATTTGTCAACTTGAAAGCAGATTTGCGCAATGGAATTTGAATCCTTTTGAAACTTTGCAATTTTGAGCATCTCAAGGCACCGTCTTTCTCGGTTAATAATGTCTTCTACTAAGACGATTTTCGATCCATCTCTCACTCTTGCAACATCCAAATACCCTTTCgaatctctctctttctttttgtatATCAGTTTCTGTTCTTCAGGGTGTAATCCAGTTCTCTCCGAAagcattttcttcaattccCCTGCAACACAAACAaggaacaaagaaaaatgtaacTTGTAACCCAAgcaaagagagaaagaaagaatgaaaaaaagaaacaaaatggtCTCAGGAATTTGTATTACCAAAGCTTGCTTGAGGACTTATAAGAACTTCATGATATGTAGAGCCAAATTTGACTCTAACTTTAATAGTGGGAACAGAAACAGAACTCCGATTGCTGGATTCTGAATTTCTCATTTGCACGAACATTCCTCCAGGCCTAATTTCCAATTCTCcgggattattattattattattattattattcatattaaCTCTGCTGCTAACACTAGAGCTCTTGCTTCTTGCCAATGAAAGCATCCCTTAAAGCCTTCGAGTGGAGGGCCTGAAACTAGAAAAgtgacaattaaaattaaaaaaagaagaagtggGTTCAGGAGAAAAGATGAGAAAGAGGGAAAGGAAAGTGCAGCAAAGGAAAGTTTCTGAAGAGAagaactaaaaaaagaaagaaagaaagaaagaaagaagaaatatatatgaagATGGGAAGTAGTTACGTGAACAAGGAAACGAGCAAGGAAAGGAAACCTTGGCTTCTCATAAGGAGATTGAGCTAAGATCTTGCGCATGCATATTTTACAGCCTCacaatgcaaattattatcataGTTCATATGCTACCAATTGAGCTGATTATAACCATACTACgattatatgaattaaagGCGACGTAGAAACAAAACGGCaggaaaggaaagaaaaaacaaaatgggcCAAAGCTTGCGCCAGCGGCAGAACTGGAAAGCAAATAGCGCATACTCCACCGAAATATCCGAAGCCAGTTGGCATCTGTCTGTTTACCGACTTCTAGTGGTTGGTTCAAAGGGACCGACTCCTTCTTGTCCTTTtcattctattattattattattattattattttaatactatgTGATTATAATTGTTTGTTATCCTgtatttccttaaaaaaataaaaatcttagtCATGATaggtaattattattttttatacattagAATCATAAGTTTACtataagaaaatcaaacaataatatttggGCATGAGCGGAATTTACTTCTAAAATTAAACTACATTAGCACATGGAAGAAACTTGACCAAAAATGATTTATCATCTAGCTATTAAATGGTTATAGTGTAAGATTCTGATTTTAGAAAAGATTTTACTTCAAAATTAGTGAAATTGTAATGCCAGGATTTTAGTcggtgtaaagaattttcaatcTTCGTGCTAACAACCCACCAATTTCATGATGTAAGAACTAACTTAAATTTAGTAGTCATTACCAACATTGCATGCACATGTAATAGACTGGAATGCCAATCAAAGAAATTGGACGGAGTTTTTCAGATGTGTTGTAGGCGTTATCACAATCAATTCcaataacagaaaaaaaaaaaaaaaaaaagtgaattatCCAATTCACGGGGGTTCAATTTTAATGGATGAAAACGATGTTGAAAGCAAACATTTCCATTTTCCAGTGTAAAGTATCTATCAAAGGACTGTCGGATGCTCAATGTTAGCTATTAAGAGCCAGTTTAGCAATACtctagattttaaaataattattattagttattaaaaaaatcaattaaatatttaattagatttatttttaaaaaatactataaattttaaaaataattgcatgtatttaataaatcttaCTGCTAAACTACTGTAAGAATATAAATCAatgaattcaaaagaaaagttatgtaaacatttataaatatgcatatgaaatattttttaaaaaataaaaattaatgattttatcacAATTGTTTATGTTTATGTTCCACCAAACTTTTTTCCTTTGGTTAGTATCTTGGAATTAAGCCTGCATTTTCTGAAGGATAATCTTGGTCTGTATACTCTggggaaaatataaaatcttcTCAGACATTactatgttattttttcacGTTATCTAATCATTTAatcatgaaaaacaaatatgttAGTAGGGAGGAGActatctaaataaaaaaatgacaacaGACTTaaggttaaattaaattaaactttgAGCAGATTTCCACAATTTCAGAGAACAAACTAGTGTTACAAATCTCTTGGGGTAACAAGGTGAAGAAACCACACAAGAAACCGGAGGTGTGTCACTCCAGGAATCTCATTTGAGGCACCTAAGAGACAATGAACTGTGGTTTCTATCTCACATTATCACTCATCTTTCCGTGTTTTTGATCTGGCAGGCTTTCCAGGTTTGATTACATAACTGAGGAGGATCAGTACTATCGGAATGATGGTTCCTATGTAATACACACTCCCATATGAAGCAATTGTCTCATGCAAGCTCAATACCTGCAGTGTACAAAGAGTAGAATTACAAGCTTAAAATTTTTCCCGAAAAGGTCATTCCTTGAGCATATGTGCATGTGTCTGCATGCAGAGTCtgagaaagagagagtgaAGACTAACCATAAAGCCAACACACGAATAGTTCAGAACTAGAACTGTGTAAGCGAAGTTCAAAAACACCATTATCTTCTTAACTAACTCCATTTTTGGAGGCAGAGCTTGCTGCCATCTGTAAATGActgaagagaaaaacaagGGTAATGTGAAGCAAAGAATAGAACAAATTGCCCAACCAAAGGATTACGAGGATGGTTAGATCAGTACCTCTGGAGCCAGCAATCATCAATGCTGACTGGACAAAGAATATGATGTACCCAGGATACAGTCCCTGTAATTCAACGAAGACAAGATTGGAAGGAAGAAAGTTACATCGAAGGAGAggtctcattaaaaaaaaaaggcaaaagaaaataatagtcCATGTCTATATTTAAGATAGAACACTTATCAATAAAAGGGGAACACATTGAAATTTGACAGGACTATTCTTGATCTAGCTGAATATAAGAATCATGCAACAAACACTTTAGGCGGACATGAGATGAAAGTTATAACATGATGGCagaacatgaaaaatattaaaccaaaaaaaaatcaataaatctatttagaaaatttagaGAACACCAAACAGTGATAATGGGgaaaaaacacaaatatagAACTGTAAAGGATCATGATACTATGTAGGATTGCAAGAATGTGCATTCTAGTGATGAAATATGCAGCGGACATCTACCAAGGAAATTACATTATCATGATAGAATGCTCAATGATTAAATGAATGAGGTACCACAATGTCCAGAAAAGTAGTTCTAACAACTTATAACAAAACTGATGGTTAGTCACATCAgggattattatttattaatgaagAAATGTTTACAATAACCAATAGGCATACTACGATACtgagaaattatgaaattaaattatagttcTAGATAATAGCAGATGTATTtatcttgaaaataaatttatgttggCTAttacgttaaaaaaaaaaaaaagtggtgcCCAGGAAAACCCTGAATTCATTTGTAACCAAAGCATACTTATCAATTGTTTATTCATCATACGCATAGTAAAAGCAATCTCAAACTAAAAGTTGGAAATTACAAAGCTTAAAGAATACTTACATGCCAAACAGCACTAACAGTCTGTGTAGCAAGCAGCTGGAAGAAGCCAGGTTTCTTTCCATTCTGAATTAGCCTCTCATAAACATCTACAGTGATGCAAAATATTAGACATATTACATGATTTAATAGGACGTACCAGTAATTAACAATCTCCACTCAGAGAAATCAACAAAGTCagaataaatacaattaaggCAAGGCTTAAGATATATATATCAAGTCTTatcttttctcaaaaaaattttggagCAGTTTTCAGGCATGCTTACAGAGATGATAGATAATTATGAAGACATACAATCTAAAGCCTGAGTTAAATTTTCTCACCATGGAGAAGACAATAGCAGTAGCTTTACCAAAcgtaaaaaatgtaaaatcatATACGATTGGCACAATTCAAAGGAGGTAGACACACTCACAATGACGGAGCCAGGTGCTGACTTGTATGTTCCACACAAGTGGAATCTGAACAGCACTCTTAGCAAACTCAACACCTAAAATGTCAACATTTTTTGCTCGATCCCATTTTGGCTTTGGTGGAGAAGATTCTGTCCATCCACTAAATCCCAGGCCAGAAATAATGATTGAGGCCTCTGAAATTGACCAGATGAAATAATATTTCCAACGTGCTGTAAAGCCAGCCATGTACTGATAACTCAACCGCTTCCAGAATCCCCATTCTTGGTATATGGGTTCAGTAAATCTGGTCAAGGGATACTGGGGCACCAGGTAAAGGTACAAGGCCATGCAAACACCAGCTTGGAGAATAGCGCGAAGTGTTGCTGCATAAGGTGATGGCCAAGGCTCACTCCAAATCTGAAGTGAAAGCATCAATAATAATCACAGAGACTGAATATTCCAATAAGTCAAAGAATAAAGAAGCataaacttagaaaataataaacgCACCCCTTTCCTTTCAGTCCACTCTAGATAATCCTTCATTTCATAAACTGGACCAGCAAAGTGACTGCCACAGCAGAGACAGTAACCAATATACTCAATCAATGAGGGCAAACGAGTCAGCCGATTTTTCTTCTGAGCTTCACGTAAGTTCTCTTCTGTCACTAATCcatcattataatttattgcaCACGAGATGACTTTCAGCGTTAACACCATTAATGCTCCTGAATATTAGAGAAACCAGGTTCACAGACAATATTTGGTAGTAATATGAAGCAGAAGAATTGTTGCACGCATAAtaacagaaaaaatatttgaataacaTTTATATATGCATATGCAAACACAAATAGAAATTCAAAACAAGTCCAAAATTCAACTAGCCTAGTAGAAGAGAAACCTAGATGTTATAAACCAATAATCAGAAAACCTCTCATTTCTTTCACAGGTAGTACCACTCATCACAACTTAGGCAAGAACAGAAAAGGGATAGAACAGCTTCCCTAAAGAACTAAGTACCAAAATAATAGACGTTTTCTATCAgcaaatttttcaaatcagAAGTTACatcataaaataatgaatCACTTATCACTAATATAGTAGCATTCAAAGAAGGAAACGCAAGGCACAGAGAAAGGCTGCAAGTATGCTTACCAGTGGCATCAATACCTCCTTCCTTCCATGCATCTCCACTCATGTAGTATACGTGGctacaaattaaatgaatagtCAAGAATTCCGAGAACAAAAAAGCATAtgcagataaaataaatattcattaagtaatttaaaaaaatcaattacagCAAAACATGTTATGGAAAATCAACTCATCACTTCAAAGTAAGCCGGATGACTCTACGGTCCCTCTTTCAAAAGTACATCCCCCTAAATTGCTTTAAACAGCCTTATGGCCGCGCatagcaaagaaattcaaacattGGCTCACATATAAAATAGAGTCGCCAATCATCAGCAGCCTTGACTACTGCAACTACTGTTATATTTGTCATTGAATATCGCACTgagaaaaaaactaattaagtACACACTTTGATTGCATGCAATAATCTATCTTTAATGCAGAATCAACAAAAGTCAAAAGCAATTACCAGCCAATGAGATATCCGAAGCCTAAGAAAAACGTTATGATTCCACATTTAG encodes:
- the LOC102610779 gene encoding BAG family molecular chaperone regulator 1-like, whose product is MLSLARSKSSSVSSRVNMNNNNNNNNNPGELEIRPGGMFVQMRNSESSNRSSVSVPTIKVRVKFGSTYHEVLISPQASFGELKKMLSERTGLHPEEQKLIYKKKERDSKGYLDVARVRDGSKIVLVEDIINRERRCLEMLKIAKFQKDSNSIAQICFQVDKFAQQVTDLEAIASRGVELTDKHLDNLIGNLMTELVKLDEIVVDGDLKLQKRKQEKRVQSYIETLDMLRLRNTQLSSKSGKVPLQKQEHSSGKVTVPLQKQAKQRNLTELMHSFRDSDSFVVTTKWETFD
- the LOC102611681 gene encoding lysophospholipid acyltransferase 1-like; this translates as MALLEMESMAGSIGVSVAVLRFLLCYVATIPVSFLWRFVPSRTGKHVYAAASGALLSYLSFGFSSNLHFLVPMLLGYLSMAIYRAKCGIITFFLGFGYLIGCHVYYMSGDAWKEGGIDATGALMVLTLKVISCAINYNDGLVTEENLREAQKKNRLTRLPSLIEYIGYCLCCGSHFAGPVYEMKDYLEWTERKGIWSEPWPSPYAATLRAILQAGVCMALYLYLVPQYPLTRFTEPIYQEWGFWKRLSYQYMAGFTARWKYYFIWSISEASIIISGLGFSGWTESSPPKPKWDRAKNVDILGVEFAKSAVQIPLVWNIQVSTWLRHYVYERLIQNGKKPGFFQLLATQTVSAVWHGLYPGYIIFFVQSALMIAGSRVIYRWQQALPPKMELVKKIMVFLNFAYTVLVLNYSCVGFMVLSLHETIASYGSVYYIGTIIPIVLILLSYVIKPGKPARSKTRKDE